In the Acidimicrobiia bacterium genome, TCCGGGAATCGCCGAGGTCGATGGCCAGATTCTCCAGGTTCGGTCTGACAAAGAGGACGCCGTACGAGCTCAGCAATTTGAGCGGGCCGCCCAACTGCGTGATCAAGAACGCGGTCTGGTGGCCGACCGGACGGCCAAAGAAGCAGAGTTGCGAGAGGCCGGCGAATCGATCAGCTGGGTCATCGACGAGGAAGAGATTGCTGAGGTACTTGCTCAGTGGACCGGGATTCCCGTTCATCGTCTCACCGAAGAGGAGACCGCCCGTCTTGTCAACATGGAGGCTGAACTCCACAAGCGCATCATCGGTCAGAAAGATGCCATTTCGGCGGTCTCGCGGGCTATCCGCAGGACGAGGGCCGGGTTGAAAGACCCGAAGCGTCCAGCCGGATCGTTCATCTTCCTCGGCCCGTCAGGCGTTGGAAAAACCGAGACGGCCAAGACGTTGGCGGAGTTCTTGTTCGGTGACGAAAACTCGCTCATCCAACTGGACATGTCGGAGTACATGGACAAACACACGGTCAGCCGACTGGTCGGCTCGCCTCCCGGGTATGTCGGCTATGACGAAGGTGGCCAGCTCACCGAGGCTGTGCGGCGCAAGCCGTTCTCCGTGGTCTTGTTCGACGAAGTCGAGAAGGCTCATCCAGACGTGTTCAATACCCTGCTCCAGATTCTGGAGGATGGCCGGTTGACCGACGCCCAGGGACGGACCGTCGACTTCAAGAACACCGTCATCATCATGACGTCCAACCTTGGTACGCGTGATCTCCGCAAGCGTTCGATCGGCTTTAGCGCCGACTCGGATGAGGTGACATACGAAAAGATGAAGTCGAAGGTCACCGAGGATTTGAAGAAGCATTTCCGTCCGGAGTTCTTGAACCGTATCGACGAGGTCATCGTCTACCACGAATTGACCTTGGAAGAGGTCAAGGAAATCGTCGATCTCATGCTCGCCAGGGTGATCAATCAGCTCGGATCTCAGAGCCTGGATCTGGTCCTTTCCGACGCAGCCAAGAGTTTCCTGGCAACGACCGGTTATGACCCAGAGCTGGGTGCTCGACCGCTTCGGCGGGCGATTCAGCAGCGCCTCGAGGATCCGTTGTCCGAGAAGGTTCTGTTGGCCGAGTTTGTGGCGGGGTCGACGATCGTGGTCGATCTTGACGAAGAGAACCAGGAACTGACATTCGAGTCGTTCTCGTCGCCCGATGTTCCACCGGTGGAGATGGCCGACAGCTAGTCCTGGTAGGAGTTGACGTTGAGAAGGGGGCAGGAGGACACTCCTGCCCCCTTCTTGTTGTCTTGGCCGGCTGGCTGGATGGAACTGGTGCCAGCCTTCGGCTGGATAATTCTTCCATTCTCGATTTGTGTACGGTTTCCAGTTCGTTAGCCTTAGAGGGTTGCAGTCAGATGATGCTTAGGAGGCTTCGCTCCTGACCCGCACAAAAACCCCCTAACAAGGAACAATTCAACATGCGTGTTCGCGCGTTATCCCTTCTTCTCATGGTCGGCATGCTGGTGCCGTCCGTGGGGTCGGCATCCGAAACCGGTACCGTCCCCATTGACACGACGTCGACTACCACAACAGACCAGGTCCGCCCGCCCGCAAGGGGTACCACAGCTGTATCAACCGATTCCGTCGGTCCTGCCCCCCTGGCCGTGGCATCCCAGACCGGGGCAACTCAGGAACCGGATCCGGTGGTGCCGATCGGCCGTTGGTTTGGTTGTCAGCCACCGTTTGGCGGTTTGTGTGTCCAAGACCGCGAGGCCGCCAAGACCGTGAACGAATTGATGCTCGAGTGGTCAGGTTCGATCGATGATTGGCGTCCCTTGGTCGAGGCGTTCTTCGCCCCCGGTGACGTATCTCGTGCCATGTCGGTCATCGGTTGTGAATCCGGCGGCGACCCCAATGCCAAGAATCGGTACTCAACGGCTTCGGGGCTCTTTCAGCATCTCGCGTCGTACTGGGGTGACCGAGCCGTGCTGGCTGGCTACTCCGGGTCCGATGTCTTCGACCCTCTCGCCAATGTGGCGGTGGCCGCCTGGTTGGTATACGACGGCGGCGGCTGGACGCATTGGGCTGCCAGCGGTCGCTGTTGGGGATAGATTGGCGCGGAACCCGCTGCTTTCTAGTTGCCTGTTCGCCTGCCGTAGAACTCGAGCTCGGCGATCACCAGCTCCGAGAAGCGAGCGAGTTCCTCACCGCTCACTTCATCGATGACAGCTTCGGCCTGATGGGTCGTCTGTACCTCAATCGTGATCTCGGTCGTCCCGATCGTCGAGAACGTAATGGTGTGAGGTCCCGGGGTGTCAGGCAGAAGGCTTA is a window encoding:
- a CDS encoding transglycosylase SLT domain-containing protein, whose translation is MRVRALSLLLMVGMLVPSVGSASETGTVPIDTTSTTTTDQVRPPARGTTAVSTDSVGPAPLAVASQTGATQEPDPVVPIGRWFGCQPPFGGLCVQDREAAKTVNELMLEWSGSIDDWRPLVEAFFAPGDVSRAMSVIGCESGGDPNAKNRYSTASGLFQHLASYWGDRAVLAGYSGSDVFDPLANVAVAAWLVYDGGGWTHWAASGRCWG